Genomic segment of Tindallia californiensis:
AAACCGTTCTTTTCGCAACAGGAGCTGCATCACGACATGCTGCCAACCAGCCACAGTCACCGATTGATGCCGCCATTGTAGGCATTGTAGACACCATCGATCTGGCGACTAAAAATCGCTAGAAAGGAGGAAGGACCAACCTTATGGATACCCAGCAAATTAAGCAAGCCATGGAGTACCGGCAACTGGTGGATACATTGATGTCCGAAAGTCAATATGCCGATCTGGTACTTCATGGTGGAAATGTTGTCAATGTTTTAACCGCCGAAATTTATCCGGCGGATATTGCCATCCAGGGAAAATACATTTTAATGGTGGGAGATGCCGAAAAACTCATTGGACCAGAAACCGTCACCGTTGATGTGCGGGGAAAAACCTTAGCTCCCGGTATGATGGATTCCCATATGCATTTTGAAAGCAGTATGCTAACTATTACAGAATTCGCAAGGCTTTCCATTCCCTCCGGTACCACTACCCTTATTGCCGATCCTCACGAAATTGGAAACGCACTGGGCCCTGTTGGCATGAAAGCCATGGCCGACGAAGCGGCTCTGGTTCCTAACCATGTGCATCTGGTTGTGCCGGCACTTACCCCGGACTGTCCCGGACTGGAGACTGCCGGATACGATGTGGATTCAAAAGATATGGAAGACCTGTTAAACTACCCTCACGTTATTGGTATTGGAGAACTACAGGGCTTTAGTAATGCGGCCCATGTTTACCGTAACACCTCCGAAATCGTAACGGATTTACTTGCTTCTACTACTTATGCCCGAAGCATTGGTAAGATTGTGGACGGCAATGCACCCGAGTTATTTGGTGCTGAACTGGCCGCACATATTATCGTTGCGGGAGGAAGCTGTTCCTGCCATGAAACCACTACAAAGGAAGAATGTGTTGAAAAACTGAGACAGGGCGTCTATGTATTTATGAGAGAAGGCTCTACCCAGCGTAACATGGCAGAATGCATCCGGGCTGTTACAGAAGATGGACTTGATTCCCGACGATGCATTTTAGCAACCGATGACATGGTCGCCGAAGATTTGGAAAAACTTGGCCATATGAATGAAATTGTTAAGCGTACCATTGCCGAAGGAGTGGATCCGGCGGTTGCCATTCAGATGGTAACCATTAATCCGGCCAGTTATTTCGGCTTTAAGGATCGAGGCATTTTAGCCCCGGGTATGCTGGCTGACATCGCTATTATTGACGATTTAGAGAACATGTCTGTAGAAGCTGTTTTCTTACAGGGAGAGTTAGTTGCTTCCCAAGGTCAATTATTAATCGACCTGCCAGAGTATACTTATCCGGATACTGTTAAAAATTCTGTACGGCGTGAACCTCTTCAACCAGAAGACCTAGCCATACGAAGTCAGCACGCAGCACCTCGGGTGCGTTGCATTGGGTTGATTCCAGACCAAAACCTGTCCGAAAGTCTTGAATTCACCCTTAAGACCCAGCAGGGAATTGTGATGCCTGATACCCGGCAAGATGTTCTTTATATTGCTTGCGTTGAGCGCTATGGTCGAAATGGCAGTATCGGAAAAGCCTTTGTGCAGGGTTTTGGTTTGGAGCATGGTGCTTTTGCCGAAAGTGTTGCCCACGACACTCACAATATCATGGT
This window contains:
- a CDS encoding adenine deaminase, translating into MDTQQIKQAMEYRQLVDTLMSESQYADLVLHGGNVVNVLTAEIYPADIAIQGKYILMVGDAEKLIGPETVTVDVRGKTLAPGMMDSHMHFESSMLTITEFARLSIPSGTTTLIADPHEIGNALGPVGMKAMADEAALVPNHVHLVVPALTPDCPGLETAGYDVDSKDMEDLLNYPHVIGIGELQGFSNAAHVYRNTSEIVTDLLASTTYARSIGKIVDGNAPELFGAELAAHIIVAGGSCSCHETTTKEECVEKLRQGVYVFMREGSTQRNMAECIRAVTEDGLDSRRCILATDDMVAEDLEKLGHMNEIVKRTIAEGVDPAVAIQMVTINPASYFGFKDRGILAPGMLADIAIIDDLENMSVEAVFLQGELVASQGQLLIDLPEYTYPDTVKNSVRREPLQPEDLAIRSQHAAPRVRCIGLIPDQNLSESLEFTLKTQQGIVMPDTRQDVLYIACVERYGRNGSIGKAFVQGFGLEHGAFAESVAHDTHNIMVMGTCLKDMTAAVNHVIQMGGGIAVAKGGRIIDELRLPIGGLMTDEMNGHEVSRKISQVESTIKDQLGCKVHAPLMHLSFLALSTSPKWKITDQGLIDVINFTVLPPVFED